From the Pseudomonas sp. VD-NE ins genome, the window AACTTTTTTGAATCAAGGGGTTGACGGAGCTTCTTAATTCTATAGAATGCGCATCACCAAGCGGGAATAGCTCAGTTGGTAGAGCACGACCTTGCCAAGGTCGGGGTCGCGAGTTCGAGTCTCGTTTCCCGCTCCAAGTTTAAAACGCATTTGTTGTTGTGCTACTGATAACGAATGTTTTGAGGCCGAGTAGCAAAATGGTTATGCAGTGGATTGCAAATCCACCTACGCCGGTTCGATTCCGACCTCGGCCTCCACTATTAAAAACCCCGTAGATCAGTGATCTACGGGGTTTTTTCTTGCCTGTGAAAAAGTGGGGTGTTCCGCAATTATTCACGGGCGTTCCGCAACCAGTGCTTCATTGATGGCGTTTAGGTTTACTTGGTAGTAGCCGTAACGTCGAGCTGATACCTGTGGCACGAATGTCGCGACAGGTGTTTTTCTGCTGGCGTCGTGCCATATTGACGCTTTAGGGGAGTGGAGCAGGTAGGGATCATGAAAGTATTTGTTAGCTGGTCTGGCCTTCGGAGCAAGGTTGTAGCCGAGCTTCTAAGTGACTGGATCAAATGCGTCCTGCAGGCGTCACAGCCGTGGATTTCGACGCGCGATATTGATAAAGGCGCGATCTGGTTTTCTGAAATCTCTGATCAGCTCAGGGAGACGGCAGCCGGCATTGTGTGTTTGACGCAAGAAAATAAGAACAAACCATGGATACTTTTCGAAACAGGTGCTTTGGCGAAGGGGCTGAGCACGAATCGTGTCTGCACGTTTCTAATTGACTTGGCTCCCTCCGACATTGAAGACCCCTTGGCTCAGTTCAACCACACGACGCCTGATCGCACCTCAATGTGGGGTTTGACTAGTTCGCTGAATGGTTGCCTTGAAGGGGCGCGCTTAGATGAACGGATACTAAGACAAGTATTTGATACTTACTGGCCAAATTTCGAAAAATCATTTGCAGAGGCTTTGGCTAAAACTCCACAGGAAGCTGATGTTGAACCGAGATCTGGAGATAGCATCCTAGGTGAAATTCTCGCGAATACCAGGATGCTGTCGAGTCGAGTGAGAGAATTAGAAAGCAGGGTTTCTATGAGTGCTGAGCCAGTGATTGAAACTGGCCCACTGAATAATAAATCCTACGTTCATCACTTGGTAAGGGACACCAATACTCCGATACAAAACATCATTGAGACCGCTAAGACACTGGGGGTGCCCTATTCAGAAGTTGAAGAGTGGTTGAATACTTACCGAGTGGTTAAAGTAGATCGCAAGGGTAAGGTGGTAGTTGAGAGTCCCCCTCGGCCCGGCCCGGCACTTGGTTAGGCCTTATGCTGTAGCTGAAATCATGAACAATAGTGAGCCCTATTTAGTAGGGTTCACTATCTCTCCAACTCTCCGGTATACCTTCTTCGTCATCTCCTCGGTTGAGTGACCGAGTAATCGACTGGCATCCTTGATGTCCTCGATTTCGCTGCCGGCCTTCGGTCGGATGTCCCTGAATTGAAACTTCCTAATTGTGATGGCCAGCTCGGTGTCACCGTAGGTTGCAGCCTTCGTCGCAGCCTTGTCCCGGGCTTCGTCCCAGCGGTTTCGCAACATGTTGTAGCTCATACGTAAGCCGTTCTGGTTTGTGATCAGGATCGATGACCTCGTCCCGGCTTGGGCCCGCCGATCAAGTAGTCCGTTGATGAAGACGCAGAGGTCTGTCTCGTTGTTGCCGTTGTAGAGCCTGATCCGCAAGCGCTTTTCCGTCTTGCCTTGGCCAACCATCAGAAAGCCATGATTGAGGTCGGTAGTTGATGCCTTCAGCACGTCAGCCGGGCGCTGACCTGTCAGATATGCGAGGTCCATCGCGTCTTTTAGATCCTGCCCGGCCTGCTCGTATACCGCGTTCCAGATGATATCGCCTGCATAGAAATCCCGAGGTATCTCCTTGTTACGGCGCAAACCAAAGCAGGGATTTGCCTTGTCGGTCAGGCCCCACTCGCGGGCGAAGGTGAACATGGTTGAAAGCAGCGCTATCTCCCGGTTGGCTCGTACCTTCGCCGTGCGGGCGTCTCGATATTGGGCTATCACCTGTGGGGTCATGGCGTCGATAGGGGCTGGTTTGTCACCATCGAACACCTTGCGAAGTTGTTTCAGCCCCTTGAGATAGTCACTCTGGGTGCCTGGCTTAAGTGTAGGGATCACTTTCTTTTCGTAGTCGTCAAAAAGTCGGCCCATCAAATGGGCCGGTTTGGGTGTCGCTTTACGGTCGAGCCGTGCCCATTCGATCTTCGCTTCGTCGAGATCGCCACCGAGCGGGATCTCTACGCGGTTACCATCGGCGTCCCTGCCGTTGTAGTAGTAACCCGTCCAGGTCTTACCGCCTTTTCTTTTGCGTGTGCGCCGGATCATTCGGGGGGGCAGATCACGATTGGCTGTTTTTTTCTGTCGCATCTTCAGCCTACGCGTGCCAAGTCGAGAGTCCAGGTCTCGGCCACGGCATTGTTTGCCGTTGGCTTGACCCCCGCAAGTTTCAGCCGGGCATAAACTCGGCCTACAACTGGGCGCTGAGCGCCGGTTACAACGAACTCCCAGTGGTTGTTCGTCAGCCACTGGCGTTGGCAGGACGGGATTTTGTAGCCGGTGATGGTGGCCAGCTCATCGTCAGTAAGAGTTTCACTTAGAAATTCCATCGATTGCCTCCCGTCTAGCGATACCTTCAACTTGGCGTTGTTTGCTGCATTTTTCGTGGTTGCCGTGCGCTCGCGACTTGTTGCACTTATCGCAAATGGTGACGAGATCCAGGGGCGGCATTTGGCCGCGGCGAACTCGAACGGTCCTGCGTAGAGCTGTCATGCGGCCTCCTGCAATTTCTCGGTCTGTCGCCACGGGTTGTTCGCATGTGCGAGTGCGGCCATCGGCGGTGGGCTGACGGAGTTACCACACATGTGTACCTGTTGGGTCTTGGTGAACGGTTTGCCGTCGGCTCCGTGGCTGATGATGTAGTCGGCGGGGAACCCCTGAGCTTTGTACAACTCGGCCGGTTGCAGCATCCGCAGGCAGATGTCGACGATCACGTACGGCGTGCCCTTGATGGTGACGGTGACTAGGCCGAGCCGATCCTTAGTGGTGATCGTTGGTGCTGGTGCATCGGCGGCGCTCATGTTTTCGGTGCCGTAGTAGCTGATCAGGAAGGCGGCGACCCGCAGCGCCCCGGCTTCAACCTCTGGCGATAGCTGCAGCTCGACGAGGGAGCTCTTGCCGCCACCGCCTGCTGTAATGGTCGGCGCAGGTTCGTCCACACCTTGTCCAACACTGGCGCCGAACTGGCGTTCCATGAAGGCAGTGATCAGCCCGTGATGGGTGCCGCCGGCGCTGATGGTGTGCAGCGGATCGGCGGCATCCCGTGCATCGCAGTTGCCGCGCAGGTGCACCAGGTTCGCTGTCACCAGTTGCTGCTGGCTGCCTGTGTTGGTCACCGTGGTCATCGGGTCTTCGATGCTCTTGGCGGCAGTTGTGTTGAACCCGCCATTCATTTGGGCCATGAATACTGTCGATATGCCCATGGCATGCGCGGCGCCGGCGGGGCGCTGGTAGTTGCCTCCGCTGGTGATGGTCGGCAGCGGCTCGGCGAGCGCCTTGCCTTCATCTGCAAACCTGAACTTCACCAGGTGCGCGGCGGCTACGCCGTACTTTCCACCCGAAGCCATTATCGTGCCGAGTGGTTCTTGGTGGTCGGCAGTGCGTGGGGCTGATCCCGGTTTGTCACCATTGCCGAGCTGCACAAGGGTGGCCGCAGATAGTGTCAGTTCTCCGCGATTAGCGCAGGTTACTGTCGGCATCGGTTCCCGTGGGTCATTGATTCGGTCACTGCCTTGATGTGTTGCCGGCGCGATGATGGGGCTGGCCATGGCGAATGATCCGCCGCGGGGCCAAGACGTCACTGTGCGCAATGGCTCGTTTGCAGACTGGACGCTTTCCCCGGACCAATTTGCGATCGGCACAATGAATGGATCAGCCGCATCAATGACGAACTTCTTCATGCCTTTGGCGATCCGGCGCAGCGTGGCTTCTGCTAGCGGGGTAGGTCGTCCGAAAATGCTTTTGGTTGGTACCGTCCAGTCGATGCACTCGGCGGCGGTGCGCCATTTCTTTTGGCCCTTGGCGGGATGCTTCGCGTGGGTCGGCTCTGGCCACACAATCGGTTGGCCGTCGCATCGGGCTATCATGAACAGGCGTTCCCGGCTGGTCGGTGCGCCGAAGTCGCAAGCCTTCAGGACTTTCCACTCCACGGCGTAGCCGAGGCGCTGCAGCTCGGCGACGAACACCGCCCAGGTTTGCCCGCGGCGGGCTGGATCCGGCACAAGGAACTGATTGTTCACAGGGACGTTCTCGCCATGGTCAGCAACGCGGTTGATTTTGCTTTTCGGTTTGGTGGGGTGCGGTACCAGATCGAGAGTCACCACGCGGCCAGTGACCTTGCAGCGCTTCGCGATCAGTGGCCCCCACTGAAGGATCTGTTTCACGTTTTCCAAGCTGATAACGCGGGGCTTCTTCTTGCCGGCCCACTTTAGGCCGATCCACGACAGATTCCGGATCTCTCGCTTGCGCGGTTGACCGCCGGCCGCCTGGCTGTGATGCGTGCAGTCCGGTGACATGTGGAACCAGCCAACGGCCTTGCCGCCGCACTCTGTATCCGGATCACCATCGAACACGTCGGTGGTGTAGTGCACCGCGCCCGGGTGATTCACGGTGTGCATGCTGATCGCCTGCGGGCTGTGGTTCTTCGCTACGTTCACAGCACGGCCCAGACCCATCTCCAGCCCGGTGCCGGCGCCTCCGCCACCGCAGAAGAAGTCGACAACGAGCTCATCGTCCTGAGTGTTGAAACCGAGCGCGTACTGGGTCTTGAAGTCGAAAGGAGGTTTTTTGAATGCCGTCACGCGCAAGCCCTCCGATGATCACCCTGCATCAGTTCCATTAGGCGGCTGAAGTACTGCATATACGCCTCAGGTGCGGATTGCGGGATGATGGTTTCGGGCATCGGTGGGACGCCTCGCAAGCATTTCCAGTCGTCGGGGTGGCTCGGCATCAGGTCCCGTCGCTCGGTCGCCAGCGCGATCAGGTCGGCGCGCACGACGCATTCCGGCAACACTGGATCGAGGTTGAAGCGATCGCAGACGGCTTGCCAAATTGTTGCTTCTGCGATGTGGAAGCCTGGCATTAGGGCCTTTAGAGGCGTGGTCATGTCGCCGATGTAGGCTTCGGTCGCGTCGTGCAGCAGCGCCACCAGTTTGTGCTGGTCCGGGACAAGTCTCGAAACCAGCATGCTGTGCTGGGCCACGCTGTAGTGCGTGCGGGTGTGGCCATTGAAACGGCACAGGTTCGACAGTGAATGCGCGATGTCGAGCGGTGAGATCATGGCGGCGGTTGGGTTGACTAGGTCGAACTGGCGACCGCTGTGCGTGAGAATCCAATTCATGCTGCGTCCTCCACTGTCGGGTGGCCCAATTCGACGGTCTGACGTTGCATGTCCAGTTCAAAGGCTTCGCGCAGGGCATCACGCAGGTGTGCATAGCCCTCGGTATCAGCGTCGTGGGGGAAGCTGATCGAACTCAGTTCCGGCTCGGCGTTGAAGGTGCCGCGCTTGTCCAGCCATTCGATGAGCTGGGTGTCGAGTGGCTGCGCGTTGAGGTTGCCGGCCGTTTCGACGGCATGGAAGACGCGGTAGGCCATAGCGCGGGAAACCTTGATCAGTTGTTCAGCTCTCGCTTGGCTGGCCTCGGTACCTTTCAGTGCCTTCCATGTCTGGAGTGCGAGCGCCAGAAACTGGGTGATCTCCGTCAGGTCGCGATAGTCGATCGCTGTGAAGGGTGTGGCCTTGATGCTTAGCATCTGTGCGCGCAGGTCGGCCAGTTGTTGAGCCTCGCGGTTGCGTAGCTGCGTGATGGTGGTCAGGTCGGTGTTGAGCGCGGCGATCCGTTGGCTGTGTAGGCCGTTGCGTTCCTTGAGGCCGGCTTCGTAGCTGCGATCTAGCGCGCGCAGGATGAGCTTGCGAATGTAGTAACCCAGCAGGAACAAGCCAAAAGCCATCCCGATGAAGATGATCGTGTTCTGTACGTGCATGTGCTGTGCTCCGATAAAAGTGCCGCCGGGATTCTTGGTGAGAGGCCGGCGGCGGTTGGTGCATGCCCTTGGACGGCAAGGGCTACCGTTGAATCAGGCTGCTTGCTTCGTCGCTTGAGCGTCGAGGTATGCAGCCAGGTCATGCAGGTAAACGACAGCGGTGCCTTTGGCTGATCCGCCGAGACGGGTCACCTTCAGCGCAATGCGGCCGGCACTGATGCGTCGTAGCAGGTAGCGATCGCTGGTGATGTGCGAGAAGTAGCGCTGCCGAACGGCGGACAACGTCGGGCACGGCGTCGGCCATTCCTTTCGCAGTTGGTCAATGGTGGTGCTCACGCTGTTTTCTCCCCGTGCCCCTCTGTTGGGGGCAGCAGCTTCAGGCGGATCATCTCGGCTAGACCTTCTTTGCTTTTGCCCATGGCGGCGGCGCAGACGTTGCCGTTTTCATCCGCCACAACGGCGCCGAACGGAAACTCCGGTGAGTTGGTCGGAGTGACGTAGGCGGTCTGGCCTTCGAGGATCACGTTGTTGACGCAGCGATAGACGTCGGCCAGCTCCAGCACGCGCATCGGGACGCTGCTCAGCATGTCGATGGCTTCGCTTGCTGCGCCGATCAATGTCGCTCGGCTGACGATGCCCGGGCTGTCGAGGTAGACCGGGATCAGTCGAAGGCTGCCGAGCGCGTGACAATGAGCGTTGAGGTAGTTGCTGTTCATGCTGCGGCGTCCTTGTTCTGGGCTTTGATGCCGATGCCGAGTTGCTTTGCCAGCCACTCGACTCCCTTTTCGGTGACCATCACGACGGCGTAGTGGCTGTAGCCTCTGATGTGGTCGTTCCAGCGGCTGCGGGTGTCCGAAAACAGATAGCCGCGGTCGCGGTGCTGGCTGGCCAGGTCACCGCTTTGGGTCAGCACTTTGAGTTCGCGCAACCGGGTGCGGAACTTGCGGGGTTTGAGGCCCAGCACGGCGGCCGTTTCGTCCAGGGTGCGGTTCGTCATCGCACAGTCCTCAGGCAACGCGCGGCGTGGCGCCGAGGGTCAATAGGGAAAGGGTCGCGGTGAGATGCTTCTGGAAGTCATCAATAGATCCGTCATTGGTGATGACGATATCTTTGGCCTGTACCTCGACGCCGCTCTCGCTGATGTGCGAGTTCACTTGCTTTGCTGTAGGGCGTTGCAGGTGGATGACGAGGCCGCCGCGCTTTCGGATGAAATCCGCTTCGTTCTCGAATCGGATATCACTCACCACGAACCCCTTCGCGTGGTCGTGAGTACGGGCGAGTAGGTCGAGGTTCTGCGCTGCAAGCAGTAGCCAGAGTTCGGGGTGGACGCTGTTGCGTCCCCATTCCGTGCCGAGGGACTGCATCAATTGGCGGGGAGAGCGGCCCAGCCACGGCAGCGGCTGTTCCTTCTGGTCGCCTTCGAAGTCGCATGGACTCAGGTTAAGGATATGCATCAGACCATCCCGCAGCGGGTCCGCGAACGCGTACGACTGGAAACCGTGATGGTTCACCAGGTGCTGGGCTGCGGTGTCTTTGCCAGAGCGAGCGAGGCCAGCGAGGCCAAGCAATAGAGGCGTCATGCCGCGTCACCCCCGAATGGACCTAGGTCAGCCGTCGCAGTTACCGCTTTTGCGGATGCCAGACGAGCGCCGGGGGTGACGATTACCAGCAGGCCGGTGTTCTTTTGAATCGCTTCGACGGCTGCTGGACTGGTGCACGCTGCCGGATGTAGGTACACCGGGCAGCGGGTGGTGCTGTGCTGTGTCGTTTGCATGGCTCGTACTCTTGGTGAGAGGTGTACGTGCCAACGTTAGCAACGGCTAAGAAATATGACAATAGCGAACGCTAATTTATTTTTCTGTAATGTTTTTCCACGCACAAAAAAACGCCGCGTTGGGCAGGCGGCGTTTTTGGAGTGGGCTACGTCAGGACTTGATTTTGCTTGGAGGAACGATTCCGCCTACGTAATGAATGGTGACAATCTCGTCTCTCGGTATCGTCAATCGGCCGTAAGTATCGTTGATCGACATCAGGCTTACTTCATTGTCATTTGCATATAGAAGTTCTTTGATCATGGTTTCGCCACCGTTTCGCGTTACCACTACATATTCGCCAGGTACCAGTTCATGTCGAGGCTCGCACCAGACAAC encodes:
- a CDS encoding tyrosine-type recombinase/integrase — encoded protein: MRQKKTANRDLPPRMIRRTRKRKGGKTWTGYYYNGRDADGNRVEIPLGGDLDEAKIEWARLDRKATPKPAHLMGRLFDDYEKKVIPTLKPGTQSDYLKGLKQLRKVFDGDKPAPIDAMTPQVIAQYRDARTAKVRANREIALLSTMFTFAREWGLTDKANPCFGLRRNKEIPRDFYAGDIIWNAVYEQAGQDLKDAMDLAYLTGQRPADVLKASTTDLNHGFLMVGQGKTEKRLRIRLYNGNNETDLCVFINGLLDRRAQAGTRSSILITNQNGLRMSYNMLRNRWDEARDKAATKAATYGDTELAITIRKFQFRDIRPKAGSEIEDIKDASRLLGHSTEEMTKKVYRRVGEIVNPTK
- a CDS encoding DUF4224 domain-containing protein, translated to MEFLSETLTDDELATITGYKIPSCQRQWLTNNHWEFVVTGAQRPVVGRVYARLKLAGVKPTANNAVAETWTLDLARVG
- a CDS encoding deoxynucleotide monophosphate kinase translates to MTPLLLGLAGLARSGKDTAAQHLVNHHGFQSYAFADPLRDGLMHILNLSPCDFEGDQKEQPLPWLGRSPRQLMQSLGTEWGRNSVHPELWLLLAAQNLDLLARTHDHAKGFVVSDIRFENEADFIRKRGGLVIHLQRPTAKQVNSHISESGVEVQAKDIVITNDGSIDDFQKHLTATLSLLTLGATPRVA
- a CDS encoding DNA cytosine methyltransferase, whose product is MTAFKKPPFDFKTQYALGFNTQDDELVVDFFCGGGGAGTGLEMGLGRAVNVAKNHSPQAISMHTVNHPGAVHYTTDVFDGDPDTECGGKAVGWFHMSPDCTHHSQAAGGQPRKREIRNLSWIGLKWAGKKKPRVISLENVKQILQWGPLIAKRCKVTGRVVTLDLVPHPTKPKSKINRVADHGENVPVNNQFLVPDPARRGQTWAVFVAELQRLGYAVEWKVLKACDFGAPTSRERLFMIARCDGQPIVWPEPTHAKHPAKGQKKWRTAAECIDWTVPTKSIFGRPTPLAEATLRRIAKGMKKFVIDAADPFIVPIANWSGESVQSANEPLRTVTSWPRGGSFAMASPIIAPATHQGSDRINDPREPMPTVTCANRGELTLSAATLVQLGNGDKPGSAPRTADHQEPLGTIMASGGKYGVAAAHLVKFRFADEGKALAEPLPTITSGGNYQRPAGAAHAMGISTVFMAQMNGGFNTTAAKSIEDPMTTVTNTGSQQQLVTANLVHLRGNCDARDAADPLHTISAGGTHHGLITAFMERQFGASVGQGVDEPAPTITAGGGGKSSLVELQLSPEVEAGALRVAAFLISYYGTENMSAADAPAPTITTKDRLGLVTVTIKGTPYVIVDICLRMLQPAELYKAQGFPADYIISHGADGKPFTKTQQVHMCGNSVSPPPMAALAHANNPWRQTEKLQEAA
- a CDS encoding pyocin activator PrtN family protein — translated: MSTTIDQLRKEWPTPCPTLSAVRQRYFSHITSDRYLLRRISAGRIALKVTRLGGSAKGTAVVYLHDLAAYLDAQATKQAA
- a CDS encoding phosphohydrolase; protein product: MNWILTHSGRQFDLVNPTAAMISPLDIAHSLSNLCRFNGHTRTHYSVAQHSMLVSRLVPDQHKLVALLHDATEAYIGDMTTPLKALMPGFHIAEATIWQAVCDRFNLDPVLPECVVRADLIALATERRDLMPSHPDDWKCLRGVPPMPETIIPQSAPEAYMQYFSRLMELMQGDHRRACA
- a CDS encoding phage antirepressor KilAC domain-containing protein, with the translated sequence MTNRTLDETAAVLGLKPRKFRTRLRELKVLTQSGDLASQHRDRGYLFSDTRSRWNDHIRGYSHYAVVMVTEKGVEWLAKQLGIGIKAQNKDAAA